A genomic segment from Rhizoctonia solani chromosome 11, complete sequence encodes:
- a CDS encoding HMG (high mobility group) box protein — translation MAYETWTRTWIFRSRSKRHREGRAGGNERYKTRERGGKVLRSFEREHTPRQRLANSHSDRFEIVIICRVSIYAHPETRRKRMGYTALKPIAIVSIDREQEQGIPYQRRTRRAMRKAAAMPPTRPDRQRAPTSSTTNNGSNATGSNAGGKAQPPRPPNAWILYRSDKLKELATQQTSGPRKPQAEISKIISQMWQQEGPDTKGKYETREEKKAEHAALYPDYKFAPMKKEDKAMLRKAQRLEKEEIRQAERNRKKRKGKARADDDNDNDDDDDGVCCLHVICPLLTLAQTVRSSSCPIRCSDRPSPGIPHRPMVHRRRRRHSSTPNTPTPIHPTTTTLPLPLRAGVLLSIPRAGPMTPFRADAYQQDSYPEEEEWAGEEGEWSAEEAWAGRSRRGAVWDEEQIAGPSQTPSANGLRSRLLPPQQPQSLTITLPPSSTPRNSHTHSTSTLTCHGTFSGDPDANVAISLNDMNINESSSSSRNVGLNDLLRAPLPDIAVSFPDFVGNPDGHASFDVLSTENEEWWSALMNVAIPQDDTSYADSGPSQLMQSQPVAGPSYEPVAGPSSHQQQRPAPIHTQSLPTFNHGLPSPDGDHHHQGRRSRAASSAAYPGQMPGAFPEPSYQDSYQPQPQQYHQPPQQQEYNPSPFAQIASSRSNSGWRQPQQQQPQPPQQRSRAPSFPAPAPAFAQQQFSSAGAPFPSPSGTAQFPSPSGAGAFPSPSGAGAFPSPCHAPPSLPLSPAPSPALSILPAPAPYPCPSATDEATASVLLTPRQRKGKGP, via the exons ATGGCGTATGAGACATGGACCAGAACCTGGATTTTCCGATCGCGATCGAAGCGACATAGGGAAGGGCGAGCCGGGGGGAACGAGAGGTATAAGACCAGAGAGCGAGGGGGCAAGGTATTACGCTCTTTCGAACGAGAGCATACACCGAGACAGCGACTGGCCAACAGCCACAGCGATCGATTTGAGATTGTTATTATCTGCCGAGTTTCGATCTACGCTCATCCCGAGACGAGAAGGAAGCGCATGGGATACACGGCACTGAAGCCGATCGCGATCGTGTCGATAGACAGGGAACAAGAGCAAGGTATCCCGTACCAGCGGCGGACACGGAGGGCGATGCGAAAAGCGG CTGCGATGCCTCCCACTCGCCCTGACCGTCAGAGAGCTCCTACTAGCTCCACCACGAACAATGGCTCCAACGCGACTGGCTCGAATGCCGGCGGGAAGGCTCAACCACCACGACCCCCGAATGCATGGATTCTCTATCGGTcggacaagctcaaggagCTTGCGACACAACAGACGAGCGGACCACGCAAACCGCAGGCCGAGATCTCGAAGATCATCTCGCAGATGTGGCAGCAAGAAGGACCGGACACCAAGGGCAAGTACGAGACACGCGAGGAGAAGAAGGCCGAACACGCAGCGCTCTATCCCGACTACAAGTTTGCACCGATGAAGAAGGAGGACAAGGCCATGTTGCGCAAGGCACAGCGCCTCGAAAAGGAGGAGATCAGACAGGCAGAGCGCAACCGCAAGAAACGCAAGGGCAAGGCACGTGCCGACGATGACAACGACaacgacgatgacgatgatggtGTGTGCTGTTTGCATGTCATCTGTCCTCTCCTGACGCTTGCCCAGACCGTCCGTTCCAGCAGCTGCCCTATCCGCTGCAGCGACCGGCCCAGTCCTGGTATCCCCCATCGACCTATGGTCCACAGGCGCAGGCGCCGACACTCGAGTACCCCCAacacccccacccccatccACCCCACGACGACCACGCTGCCTTTGCCGCTGCGGGCTGGAGTGCTCCTGTCGATCCCCAGGGCAGGGCCGATGACGCCCTTCCGTGCCGACGCCTACCAGCAAGACAGCTAtcccgaggaggaagagtGGGCTGGCGAAGAGGGCGAGTGGAGTGCCGAAGAGGCCTGGGCTGGTCGCTCTAGGCGCGGCGCTGTCTGGGACGAGGAGCAGATTGCCGGTCCTAGCCAG ACCCCGTCCGCCAATGGACTTCGATCTCGACTACTCCCCCCCCAGCAGCCACAGTCGCTGACCATCACTCTCCCGCCGTCATCAACCCCTCGGAACAGCCATACACATTCGACCTCGACTTTGACATGCCATGGCACCTTTTCCGGCGACCCAGACGCCAACGTTGCCATCTCCCTCAATGACATGAACATCAACGAGTCCTCCTCCTCGTCCCGCAACGTTGGCTTGAACGATCTCTTGCGCGCTCCCTTGCCTGATATTGCCGTTTCTTTCCCTGACTTTGTTGGGAATCCCGACGGACATGCCAGCTTCGACGTCTTGAGCACCGAGAACGAAGAGTGGTGGTCCGCCCTCATGAACGTTGCCATCCCACAAGATGACACCTCCTACGCCGACTCGGGCCCATCCCAGCTTATGCAGTCTCAGCCTGTCGCTGGCCCATCTTACGAGCCTGTCGCTGGTCCCTCGTCCCACCAACAGCAGCGTCCCGCCCCTATCCACACTCAATCCTTGCCCACATTCAACCATGGTCTGCCTAGTCCCGACGGcgatcatcatcatcaaggTCGGCGGTCACGCGCTGCATCCAGTGCTGCCTATCCCGGCCAAATGCCGGGCGCTTTCCCCGAACCATCCTACCAAGATTCCTAtcaaccccaaccccaacaatATCATCAACCCCCGCAGCAACAAGAATACAACCCCTCGCCATTTGCCCAGATCGCTTCCTCGCGATCCAATTCTGGATGGAGGCAAccccaacagcagcaaccgCAACCACCACAACAAAGGAGCCGGGCACCTTCATTCcccgctcctgctcctgcctTTGCTCAGCAACAGTTTTCTTCGGCCGGTGCGCCGTTCCCTTCTCCCTCCGGAACCGCCCAGTTCCCTTCTCCATCGGGTGCTGGAGCCTTCCCTTCTCCTTCGGGCGCAGGTGCTTTCCCCTCACCATGCCATGCCCCACCGTCACTCCCACTCTCACCCGCACCCTCACCCGCACTCTCAATCCTTCCCGCACCAGCGCCATATCCCTGCCCCTCCGCCACCGACGAGGCCACCGCCTCCGTTCTTCTCACCCCCCGACAaaggaaaggaaaaggaccCTGA
- a CDS encoding pectate lyase, giving the protein MYKRKAAGGVLSIFSSDLLYYQPSLAYYYLHHHGSALARYLCHRRRHVRSDCACAPSEKRAASCSFPNPSVSTNVKLSAARTIKAGETFDGKNLRYGRGVKCGGQKEGGTKDAVFILESGATLANAVIGTDQNEGVHCQGPCTIRNVWFEDVCEDAITIRQSSGTSTITGGGAKSASDKVVQHNGGGLVKIDSYCVQDFGKLYRSCGNCGTQVKRQVQISNIIARNGKLLAGVNSNFGDVATIDQDELVHQPDIGVRHVPGQQQGRRADDADQEHGQRQF; this is encoded by the exons ATGTATAAAAGGAAAGCGGCGGGAGGAGTGCTGAGCATCTTCAGCTCAGACTTACTCTACTACCAGCCCTCGTTAGCCTACTACTACCTACACCATCATGGTTCAGCTCTCGCTCGCTACCTTTGCCATCGTCGCCGGCATGTTCGCTCAGACTGCGCTTGCGCTCCTTCGGAGAAGCGCGCGGCCAGCTGCTCGTTCCCCAACCCATCCGTGTCCACCAACGTCAAGCTGTCCGCAGCTCGCACCATCAAGGCTGGCGAGACCTTTGATG GCAAGAACCTCCGCTACGGCCGTGGTGTCAAGTGTGGCGGTCAGAAGGAGGGCGGCACCAAGGACGCTGTCTTCATCCTCGAGTCCGGCGCTACTCTTGC TAACGCCGTGATCGGTACGGACCAGAACGAGGGTGTGCACTGCCAGGGCCCTTGCACCATCCGCAACGTCTGGTTCGAGGACGTGTGCgaggacgccatcaccatcaGGCAGAGCTCCGGCACCTCCACCATCACCGGTGGAGGCGCTAAGAGTGCGTCCGACAAGGTCGTCCAGCACAACGGCGGAG GTCTCGTCAAGATCGACTCGTACTGCGTCCAGGACTTCGGCAAGCTCTACCGCTCGTGCGGCAACTGTGGCACCCAGGTCAAGCGCCAGGTGCAGATCAGCAACATCATCGCTCGCAACGGCAAGTTGCTTGCAGGCGTGAACTCGAACTTCGGAGACGTAGCGACGATCGACCAAGACGAACTCGTACACCAGCCTGACATCGGTGTGCGACACGTTCCAGGGCAACAACAAGGGCGACGAGCCGACGACGCTGACCAAGAACACGGCCAACGCCAG ttctga
- a CDS encoding pectate lyase: MFAQTALAAPSEKRAASCSFPNPSVSTNVKLSAARTIKAGETFDGKNLRYGRGVKWRSEGGRHQGRRSSSIAAPFKLANEGVHCQGPCTIRNVWFEDVCEDAITIRQSSGTSTITGGGAKSASDKVVHTTAEPPYHFRPGLVKIDSYCVQDFGKLYRSCGNCGTQVKRQVQISNIIARNGKLLAGVNSNFGDVATIDQDELVHQPDIGVRHVPGQQQGRRADDADQEHGQRQVGTLLSLLSLPFTYQKYSYSCKF, encoded by the exons ATGTTCGCTCAGACTGCGCTTGCCGCTCCTTCGGAGAAGCGCGCGGCCAGCTGCTCGTTCCCCAACCCATCCGTGTCCACCAACGTCAAGCTGTCCGCAGCTCGCACCATCAAGGCTGGCGAGACCTTTGATG GCAAGAACCTCCGCTACGGCCGTGGTGTCAAGTGGCGGTCAGAAGGAGGGCGGCACCAAGGACGCCGTTCATCCTCGA TCGCTGCTCCATTCAAGCTGGCT AACGAGGGTGTGCACTGCCAGGGCCCTTGCACCATCCGCAACGTCTGGTTCGAGGACGTGTGCgaggacgccatcaccatcaGGCAGAGCTCCGGCACCTCCACCATCACCGGCGGAGGCGCTAAGAGTGCGTCCGACAAGGTCGTCCACACAACGGCGGAG CCGCCTTACCATTTCCGCCCAGGTCTCGTCAAGATCGACTCGTACTGCGTCCAGGACTTCGGCAAGCTCTACCGCTCGTGCGGCAACTGTGGCACCCAGGTCAAGCGCCAGGTGCAGATCAGCAACATCATCGCTCGCAACGGCAAGTTGCTTGCAGGCGTGAACTCGAACTTCGGAGACGTAGCGACGATCGACCAAGACGAACTCGTACACCAGCCTGACATCGGTGTGCGACACGTTCCAGGGCAACAACAAGGGCGACGAGCCGACGACGCTGACCAAGAACACGGCCAACGCCAGGTGGGCACGCTTCTCTCTCTACTGTCGTTGCCATTCACTTACCAGAAATATTCGtacagctgcaagttctga
- a CDS encoding ATP-NAD kinase: protein MTPDTETFSTPPTTPMPPAPAAQSQPMAGRRPSQLQFTSTAEAHPEIQVEVEQDDHNSTPNLKSSPLPVGKSSSLPLPGPVGKAIQGALKSPCFVHSLLDKGASLSDWLKQQPQPHLPHPMPSPPVSGSSSEPDYDDEEEEEYSSSLTRQLAETAVGVREMSKQLGRARVHSKINNVLIITKARDNRLSKLTRELALMLMTKEREDGRGLVVYVDSQLRNSKRFDAAGLERDYPELFVPIRQPRRRSSSSTSLASSHHAGSVSSLRMTAMSSRNSSTDNLSLPPSEGQLRYWTSDMCIRSPHLFDFVVTLGGDGTVLFASWLFQRIVPPILPFALGSLGFLTNFDFADYKAVMDGAIDNGSASTFACDLVAPSTGPSTRTNGGGWEALEAGYGGSGPTAGGKDKEIMCLTTRPVETFEVLNDLVIDRGPSPYVSMLELFASYDDCPRRRLTVSTPTGSTAYSYPQAGRSSTRNPGDPHNTHLPSHSILPSDAFTRQHGTARLRPTGSIPFRARLNGTSASAKSRLSWLKKTPPRLLLSPGPKLLRKGDEGEEEEEEEEEKYDIDDSSPEAAVTTTANNNNNSNHNGNNAPSVPEPEPEGRGKGLAAVAARAINRDNIVESHFTNKSGYDSPDRFRVPHPHPPKVHFRHTVEGAPTYQGAPRPQDGPTSRSQDANPDAKTPRPGDTHSHSHSHSNSNSHAPQYAPQSQPQSQSQSQAYHASIEQDGRPHSAGIHHHHHSPHYPHSSRSHREHHRDRAPNTAPPDRRAFAVWGQDESDSNTSDGEV from the exons ATGACACCCGATACCGAAACGTTCTCCACACCTCCGACGACTCCTATGCCGCCTGCACCCGCGGCCCAATCACAGCCGATGGCAGGGCGCCGCCCGAGCCAACTGCAATTCACATCGACAGCGGAAGCGCATCCCGAGATCCAGGTCGAGGTCGAACAAGACGACCACAATAGCACTCCAAACCTCAAATCGTCGCCGCTTCCGGTTGGAAAATCATCGTCGTTGCCGTTACCAGGTCCGGTGGGGAAAGCGATCCAGGGTGCACTCAAGTCGCCGTGTTTTGTCCATTCGTTGCTCGACAAGGGCGCGTCGCTCTCTGATTGGCTCAAGCAGCAACCACAACCACACCTACCCCATCCCATGCCGTCTCCCCCCGTGTCTGGATCGAGCAGCGAGCCGGACTAtgacgacgaggaagaggaagagtaCTCGAGCAGTCTTACTAGGCAGTTGGCCGAGACTGCGGTCGGGGTCAGAGAGATGAGTAAGCAGCTTG GCCGAGCGAGGGTCCACAGCAAGATCAACAATGTCCTGATCATCACCAAGGCCCGGGACAATAGACTTAGCAAATTGACGCGAGAACTGGCTCTGATGCTCATGACGAAAGAACGAGAAGATGGACGTGGTCTGGTCGT ATACGTCGACTCGCAGCTCCGCAACTCGAAGCGATTCGACGCTGCCGGACTAGAGCGAGATTATCCCGAATTATTCGTGCCTATCCGACAACCACGCCGTCGTTCTTCCTCATCGACCTCTCTTGCCTCATCCCACCATGCAGGCTCGGTCTCTTCCCTCCGAATGACGGCCATGTCATCCCGCAACTCGTCTACCGATAACCTCTCCCTCCCACCCTCCGAAGGCCAACTGCGCTACTGGACATCCGACATGTGCATTCGCTCTCCCCACTTGTTCGATTTCGTCGTCACTCTCGGCGGAGACGGAACCGTCCTCTTTGCCTCTTGGCTCTTCCAGCGCATCGTCCCGCCCATTCTCCCGTTCGCACTCGGCTCCCTCGGTTTCCTCACAAACTTTGATTTCGCGGATTATAAAGCCGTCATGGACGGCGCAATCGATAATGGATCCGCGTCAACCTTCGCATGCGATTTAGTTGCACCGTCTACCGGTCCGTCAACCCGGACGAAT GGTGGAGGCTGGGAAGCTCTCGAGGCCGGCTACGGCGGGAGCGGGCCCACCGCTGGCGGCAAGGACAAGGAGATCATGTGTCTTACGACCCGGCCCGTCGAGACGTTTGAGGTCTTGAACGATCTTGTCATCGATCGTGGCCCGAGTCCGTATGTCTCGATGCTCGAGTTGTTTG CATCATATGACGACTGTCCAAGGAGACGGTTGACGGTTTCCACACCTACCGGATCCACCGCATACTCG TATCCGCAGGCGGGTCGCTCGTCCACCCGAAATCCCGGCGATCCTCATAACACCCATCTGCCCTCACACTCTATCCTTCCGTCCGATGCTTTTACCAGACAGCATGGAACTGCGCGTCT TCGACCGACTGGTTCCATTCCATTTCGCGCACGTTTAAATGGAACGAGCGCGAGCGCCAAAAGTCGTTTGTCATGGTTGAAGAAGACGCCCCCTCGGCTTCTTCTCAGTCCCGGGCCCAAGCTGTTAAGAAAGGGAGATGagggggaggaagaagaggaagaagaagaggagaaaTATGATATTGATGATTCGAGTCCCGAGGCTGCTGTCACTACCACcgccaacaacaacaacaacagcaaccaCAACGGTAACAACGCCCCTTCTGTaccagaaccagaaccagaagGAAGAGGGAAAGGTTTAGCAGCTGTCGCAGCCCGTGCGATCAACAGGGACAACATTGTCGAGTCGCACTTTACAAACAAGTCGGGCTACGACTCGCCCGACCGGTTCCGTGTCCCGCACCCTCATCCGCCCAAGGTCCATTTCAGACACACGGTCGAGGGCGCTCCGACGTATCAGGGAGCACCGAGACCTCAAGATGGTCCGACTTCAAGATCCCAGGACGCGAATCCGGACGCTAAAACTCCTCGCCCGGGAGACACCCATTCCCATTCCCACTCTCATTCAAACTCAAATTCACATGCACCGCAGTATGCCCCCCAATCCCAACCCCAATCCCAATCCCAATCCCAAGCGTACCACGCGAGCATCGAGCAAGACGGTCGACCGCACAGCGCGGggatccaccaccaccaccactcgcCGCATTACCCGCATTCGTCCCGGTCCCATCGCGAGCACCATCGCGACCGCGCGCCAAACACCGCTCCGCCCGATCGGAGGGCGTTTGCGGTGTGGGGCCAGGACGAGAGCGATAGTAATACGAGTGATGGGGAGGTCTGA
- a CDS encoding SKG6 domain-containing protein, which yields MRFHKTLGAALLFSFPISSTAQTVAELSTQLTTAALKIRDAISPTCSSLADCRTFNDEVVPRCQRLQGDAGCWCGNHNPLHNCAICMSSPSDTTTTPDQMAAALGGHTDYHTACNAFEKLLNSTSSAVSGTGTATPGPSASASSDSGSKAPIGAIVGGVVGGVVALIIAILVLVLWRRNRKRETVGPSSVSLFSGDRTTMVEQQARPYSGYSHPQGTFGHHDSSFGAPNYAAATVPYQGNGMNSPGVPSGGLKGDGSYNKHPEPMSTPY from the exons ATGAGATTTCATAAGACGTTGGGCGCTGCTCTTCTCTTTTCGTTCCCTATCTCTTCAACGGCACAGACGGTAGCGGAGCTCAGTACCCAGCTCACGACGGCAGCACTCAAAATCCGAGATGCTATATCGCCAACATGCAGCTCCCTCGCGGATTGTCGGACATTCAACGATGAAGTG GtacccagatgccaaagaCTCCAAGGGGATGCTGGGTGCTGGTGCGGGAACCACAATCCGCTACAC AACTGTGCAATCTGTATGTCTAGCCCATCGGATACTACAACGACTCCAGATCAAATGGCAGCAGCTCTCGGTGGTCACACGG ATTACCACACGGCCTGCAATGCGTTTGAAAAGTTGCTGAACAGCACATCCTCGGCCGTTAGTGGGACGGGTACTGCCACCCCGGGTCCCTCGGCATCGGCATCAAGCGATAGCGGTTCCAAAGCGCCCATCGGTGCTATCGTCGGTGGTG TTGTTGGCGGAGTTGTTGCACTCATCATTGCTATACTTGTCCTTGTATTGTGGAGGCGTAACCGCAAGAGAGAGACTGTTGGGCCATCCAGCGTATCGCTCTTCTCGGGCGATAGGACAACCATGGTAGAGCAACAAGCTCGCCCTTATTCCGGTTACAGCCATCCACAAGGAACTTTTGGTCATCACGACAGTTCATTCGGTGCTCCCAATTATGCCGCCGCAACCGTGCCATACCAGGGTAACGGTATGAATTCCCCGGGAGTACCTTCCGGTGGTTTGAAAGGCGATGGCTCCTACAATAAACACCCAGAGCCAATGTCAACTCCTTACTAA
- a CDS encoding alpha/beta hydrolase family protein, whose protein sequence is MRFYSVLIAQKSALPPTTARPWTVLYRSDSGFRRNHNLSRTSSTARALLPTFSFDLKSIRKFLGDGSVPVSALLAVSESSNAPSPWLVAGAVVGLPLALWIYKRKVLDDGSISTKDNLYGWYTNRKSLRRITRNAGNPLHRIPKLRLLVETLMGSFEREVKVVAVAPRSYWKSTKRSPSEAGFLSDYTAVLEWISTAYPHSPVVLYGHSIGGSIAVNLLGSLPTGSTSLASRVRGLVLENAFTSIPAMVRAVYPSKWLPYYYLGPLVFDKWDALSAIRQCGLSLSPPMAPSSALQNVILSSPSILIINSENDELVPSQMGEQMLDAASKVHQELSSPLGTGPRRVVIPGALHDGAFTKRQWREEIRAYIAGVAAIDSYRKCGFGKGTNEDRTLNLKSLAEEHHYF, encoded by the exons ATGCGCTTTTACTCGGTTTTGATAGCACAGAAAAGCGCTCTGCCGCCAACCACGGCTCGTCCCTGGACGGTGTTATATCGGTCCGACTCTGGTTTCCGCCGTAATCATAACCTTTCGCGGACTTCTTCGACGGCTAGGGCACTACTACCCACGTTTAGTTTTGATCTCAAGTCGATACGGAAATTCTTGGGCGATGGTTCTGTACCAGTTAGCGCTCTTCTCGCGGTCTCAGAGTCATCTAATGCGCCATCGCCTTGGCTGGTTGCCGGAGCTGTCGTAGGGTTACCCCTTGCGTTATGGATTTACAAG CGAAAAGTGCTTGATGATGGTAGTATTTCAACGAAAGATAATTTATATGG GTGGTATACCAATCGGAAGTCGCTCAGAAGAATTACGA GGAATGCCGGGAACCCACTTCATCGAATTCCCAAGCTCCGTTTGCTGGTCGAGACGCTGATGGGCAGCTTTGAACGAGAAGTAAAGGTAGTCGCAGTTGCGCCGCGTTCATACTGGAAATCTACCAAGCGATCACCTTCCGAGGCGGGCTTCTTGTCAGATTACACCGCCGTCCTCGAATGGATTTCGACTGCATATCCTCATTCGCCGGTTGTCCTGTACGGACATTCCATTGGTGGTTCGATTGCTGTGAACTTGCTGGGCTCTCTTCCGACCGGAAGTACATCATTAGCATCGCGTGTGCGCGGACTCGTGCTCGAAAATGCTTTTACGTCAATTCCAGCTATGGTTCGTGCGGTGTATCCTTCGAAATGGTTGCCTTATTATTACCTCGGACCGCTAGTATTTGACAAGTGGGATGCGCTTTCCGCCATTCGACAATGTGGTTTATCGCTTTCACCCCCTATGGCACCTTCCTCCGCGCTTCAAAACGTCATACTCAGCTCTCCCTCGATCCTCATAATCAATTCAGAAAACGACGAGCTTGTTCCATCTCAAATGGGAGAACAAATGCTTGACGCCGCCTCAAAAGTCCATCAAGAACTTTCAAGCCCTCTGGGAACCGGTCCGAGACGGGTGGTGATCCCGGGAGCTTTGCACGATGGCGCATTTACAAAGCGACAATGGAGGGAGGAAATACGGGCCTACATAGCCGGAGTTGCTGCTATTGATTCGTACAGGAAATGTGGGTTCGGAAAAGGTACCAATGAAGATCGTACGCTAAACCTCAAAAGTCTTGCAGAGGAACACCATTACTTTTGA